The stretch of DNA TAACATGCTAATACTATGCTAAAATTGGTATATTCAAGTCTATAAATAGACATTATATGTAATAGTAGTATTATTCAAGTATGAGGAATATGAATCTAGATTGagaattttcactttttttctatttggaaaaataatagaaaatagatatatattattattagtatagagtaggttattcttcttcttaatatattattatgttattattgagagaaaattattttaaagttaTAGTGTATTGTTATTTAAGTGTTTATCCGAGCAAGTGATTTTCAAACAAATTATgaattaatagtcaaattaatcttaaaagataagatattttttaaatttgtcccccaaaatttttttcaatcaaattagtCATTCAAAGATTACGAATTAATTATATCTATCTTTCAGTTACTCTACTCACAATTTTCGTTAACGATTGATAATGTGAAATGTTAACCAATAGCATACATGACACATAAATATGTTTATGAAAATCTATCAATTTAATTACTAGGTCATATTAGGAATATGACTTGTAATTgaaaaaatgactaaattaataattttttataaacatatTTGGTCAAATATCCAATTAGACATATAAGATATATATGTTATCAATTAACATTTTACAACatcaatctttaaaaaaaattattaataaaatgacTGAAGGATAAATCCGATTAATTTACTATCTTTGaaagatcaattaaattaaaaaaaaattttaaaaataaatttaaaaaatatcttatctttcaaaaattaatttaactattaaGCCGACTAGTGTGAATGTTATACTTACAACGAGTGAAAGGTAAATAACTATATTATCATTGGTTAAAAGGTAAAAACACATCAACGCagacacaaaaataaataagagaaacactttttcatcCCAACATTAAAAGGGCAATTGGTGTACAAGCATTTTGCATTAAAAAATCGCACTCAAAAAATGTAACATAAGCAACTTAAACagataaataataagaaaagtGTTAGGAGGTTAACAACTTTTGTTATTTGTAATTATTAAGTAGTTATTAATGATGTTTTTAATGATGTGAAATTTCATCAAATAgtatagaattatttatttttttttgctagTTACATCCTGGtcagaatttaataaaatttttgagaaaCATTTCAAATGCACTGAGAGTACTGATGCACTAGTTATATTAACCGTCGATCtgaattatgaaaaatatatataatatatattaattgaaatcCAATAATTAAAACAACTTACTCCCGATGAACTTAAAATGTTTCCAAATTTATGTCTTCTaaactttttcaaataataattggGGAGTGTTAGATAAACAAtagttaataattatattaaggaaaagtctagggggtcagtaattttattgcattttggcTAGCATGTAACCAGTAGAAAAATGTGAGTCATTAGATGAAATTTCACACTAATTTTATActatcaaatcatcattgataacTAATTGATGACTACCAATTATAAATGTTGCTGCTCCTAGCATTGTTcttatattaataattgatttcGACTTGACCGGTAACCTTAAGGTTATGACAACTcaaatgtttctttttttcaacTCAATATTGATGTACACAAAACGACTGTGCCCCACAATCATAAATTCATAACTCAATTTCACATCACACAACCAGtgcattaattatttttggtaCAGAACTTGACTAATGAATTCAGGCAACAAGAAATGGATCTAAATATATAATTCTTACTTTCAAAAACCAAGCTTAatactaacaaaaataacaaagtatAAAGTAATGATTTTTCACTCTCCATTCTAACACTTCCCATGTAACTGATCACAGGGACGCTCTGTTCATTCCTAAAGAAATTGTTGGGATCAACCTTAGTCTTAATTTGAACCAACCTATTGAAATTATCCTTAAAATACTCATAACCATAAACCCTACCTTGATAGTAACTGTTTTTACCATGGTAGTTTATACCCAAATCAAGATCCTTGTAATTGAAATAAGCTTGTCTAGGATTCTTGGACACAAAAGCAGCCATGTACCTATGAAGTTCCCTAATCATGTTTATGTACTGATCTTCaacctcttttcctttttgATTCCAATTTGCATGGTACTGAATCTTCCAAAGATTCCCAGCTCTATGAGGTATAGGTGTTGCATTTGAAGGAATCTCAGCCATTCTTCCACCATAAGGGTTGAAGTACATTGCACCATTCTCCAACTCAATCATCTTCTTCCAAATCCCTTCCCAACCCGCTTTCGAAATCGGTTTTCGAACATAATCAGATTTCCTCTTGAGGTGTTTGAGTGTATACTGTGGAGTTCTTTCAAGCAAGATCTCAACTGGAGTTGTGGAAATGTCCATGTTGTCCCAAAACAACACAGATTTGAGCCATGATGTTTCAATACAATCTTGTTGCCTTAAACCCATTTGAGGAAATGTCTCATTCATGAGAGACACAAGGCTTTTTGAGTCACCAAGGAACATTGCTACAAAGGTAGCCCTTATTGTCTTTGTCAAAGTTTCAGCACCATTTGCAACTTCCAAAATCAGTCTAATGAAAAGATTAGGATCAGTATTTGGTGCAAAATATTGCCAATTATAAACTAGTTCTGTTGCATTTTGCTCCAAGGTCCTTGGAACTTGGAAAACGGTAACTGTCTCCGGAACTCTAACAAGCTTGATTTTGTAGGAAAGGACAACACCAAAGCtagcaccaccaccacctctaATAGCCCAAAAGAGATCTTCACCCATGGAATCTCTATCAAGCAATCTACCTGCATCAAGAATTTTTCAGACAGTATATAAATCTATGtggttttttaaatatatactatgtactttatttaaagtttaaactaacaaaattatttagagtttaattttgatgagtaCCTTGAACATCAAGTATTTGTGCATCAAGAACATTGTCCACTGAAAGGCCATATTTTCTCATCATATTGCCATAGCCACCACCACTTAGGTGTCCTCCAACACCAACATTGGGACCCACCCCTGCTGGGAAGCCATGAATTTTACTCTTGTGAACAATATTATAGTAGAGCTCACCAAGTGTTGCACCAACCTGGACCCAAGCTGTTTCAGTTTCTATGTCAATCTCAATGGATCTCAGATTGAACATGTCCAAGATGAAGAATGGAACATGGTTATGAGTCACATAAGAAACACCCTCGTAATCATGGCCTCCGCTACGAATCTTCATCAGCATGTTGTGTTTCTGAGCACAAAGGATGGATGCTCGTACATGGGATACATGCAAAGCAGTGATTATAAGGAGTGGTTTCTTTGTTGTGGAGGTGTTGAAACGAAGGTTTCTAATGTAGGATTGCAACACTGAAGAGAACGAAGCATTGTTTGGTGTGAAGATTGATTCTGTTATGgggtgagaagaagaagaatcagaaGTAGTGTTTATAAGGCAGTGAATGAAAGTAGTGTTGAACTCTGCTGCTGAATATGTAGCAGAAGAGCAAGGAAGTGATGAAAGGAGCACAAGAGTAGAAAGAAACCATAGCATTGGTTTTGGAGAAAAGATTGGTTCCATTTTGTTTTGTACTTTAGGTTGTAATAAATCTTATATCGAAGTTTTGAAATTATTTGATAAGCTATGAACGTTTATCACGTGGATTCATATAACACCCAAAACATTGAAACATTTGAAATGCTTTGAACCAATCAATTATTTACATTAGATTTTTGGCACTTTATGGCAAGAGCCAATGTTATATTTCCACAATCAATCTTCCCCCAAACAAACCAATTAAAAAACTACAAATTAATTGATCATTATTCTTGAGTAACCACCATTATCCAAAATCATCTCATATGGGACAACAGGGATGCTCTGTTCGTTCCTAAAGAAGTTGGCAGGATCAACCATGGTCTTGATTTGAACCAACCTATTAAAGTTATCATTGAAATACTGATAACCATAAACCATGCCTTCAACATAGCTGCTCTTACCATAATGGTTAATGCCCAAATCAAAATCCTTGTAATTGTAGTAAGCCCCTCTTGGATTCATAGACACAAAAGGAGTCATATGCTTATGAAGTTTCCTTGCCAAGTTCATGTAGTAATCAGCAACATCTTTCCCTGGCTCAAACCAATTTGCTATGTATTCAACCATCCACAGGGTCCCACCCCTATAAGGAAAAGGTGTTGCATTTGATGGAATCTCATTCATTCTTCCACCATAAGGAGTGAAATATAGTTTAGTATCCTTCAATTCAATCATCTTCTTCCAAATCCCTTCTAAACCCACTTTGGAAATTGGTTTGTTTACATAATCTGATTTCATCTTAAAGTAATCAGATGGTAGGTCTCTATGAAGCAAAACCTCAAGAGGCGTTGAAGGGTTGATATCACTCCAATAAATCACTGTGGATTGAAGCCAAGTTGTTTCAATGCAATCTTGTTGCTTCAAACCCAATTGAGGGAAATTCACATTCATAAGAGAGACAAGGCTTTTGGAATCACCAAGGAATAAGGACAAGAAGTTAGCCCTCACTGTCTTTGTTACATTTTGTGTGCTATTTACAACATCCATGATAAGCCTAATGAAGAGGTTATTGTCAATGTTTGGTGCAACATGTTGCCATGTATAAATTATATCTGTGGCATTTTGCTCTAGTGTTTTTTTAACATGAAAAACCGTCACTATTTCTGGAACTCTAACAAGCTTGATTTTGTAGGCAATGACAACACAAAAGCtagcaccaccaccacctctaATAGCCCAAAAGAGATCTTCACCCATGGATTCTCTTATCAAGCAATCTACCTGCATTTAGATTCAAATTAGTAGATTAAgtgataaattagaataaagCTAAATACaacattacaaattttatacATATCAATATATCATGAATAAAATctacatatattttataagtGTAAGACAACTTTTACTTGGTGAGCTAATTTTTTAGGTTTAGTTAAGCTATTGACATTTGAAAGGACAAGAGTACCTTGAACATCAACTACTTGTGCATCAATAACATGGTCCACAGCAAGACCAAACTTTCTCAACATGTTGCCATAGCCTCCCCCACCTAAGTGTCCTCCAACGCCAACAGTGGGACAAACTCCAGCTGGAAAGCCATGGGTTTTACTTTTCTCGCCTGTAAGTGTTGCATCCGTATAAAATATCTCACAACTTATGGTACATAAATAAccacaatttaattttttctaaaaaaaaataagtaaaatattGACTTAATACTCAAAATGATCCTAAAATTTGACCTCCGATTCAATTTAGCCCCCAAAGTCTCAATTAACTCTAATTATACCCTAAAATTTTGACTCGCGTCTCAAGTTAGCCCTTCTGTCATTTTCCGTCACCAGAAAGCTGAACTGGCAATTTTGGTTGACACCTAGCAGCAAAGCAGTTAGATGACGTGGCGAAATATTTGAAAGCATAAATTTAATccctaaaaatttcaaataaaacccAGCCCCAATTTTTCCAAATCGCAAGAGTCTCTCGAAGATAACCTAATAATATCAATCAATTGGATCAAAAAAAACATTTAACCATGTATGATAAACGGTTACAAACTAGTCAACAATTCATCAAATATTAGAAATCAATCGCTACGGTAGCGTTTGTTTTTGaggtactgagacagagactgagagactgagattcagtatcatgtttgttggttcagagactggtactaaaatttctgtttctgtctccaaaatttcagtatttcaatacctccaaaaagtaggaacacaggagactaaaatttttagagatggagactgaaattttaataatattttatatctaaaataccctcatttcaattaattaattccaattttaccctttgtgtaaattaaattagaatttcattcttgtttcaatttctatttcccattttgcaccaaacagaatactgagatttatttcaatctccgtctcttagtctctgtctctcagtctcagtttTTTCGTCtttgtctctccaccaaacgctacctacCTGTTCTTGATTTTCTGACTGTGAGTAAGTGGGTTGGGTGAGTATAATCTCTGAAGCTTGTGCATCATCAACAGTAAGATGTAGTACTAATGGAGCATTTTTAGTCACCTCACCAAATCTCACATGTATTTTCATAGATCAATGTAATTTCAAAGATCAATGTAATTTTTCAAAGATATACAAAAGTTGTTCTGTTGTTCTATACCACATCTCATAAATTTCACCGCATAGATTATTGTGTCTATTAGATttaaaatgatcaaaagtaACAAGAACATATTGAATGACACACAGCATGACTCTACCATTAAAATTATATAGTTTTCCAatgaaaaatcaattaaaaagaacaaataaacaaactaaCCAGAATTGCGCAGCTAGAATATCAAATTAAAAGCTAATATTTTACAACAAATAATAGAATCAATTCTCAATTAAAATAGGATATGAAGGAGTAAGCTTATCATTTTAAAATGGAATATGAAGAATCAATAATTGcgttacaaaaaattataggaTTCAGTTGTTCACCATCATAtacatacaaaaaaattaaaccctAACATACAAAAACTCTACCATCATCAACAACCGTAATCAAGCAAAGTCCCCCAAAGTTTCACTGATGAAATAGAgcgaaaaaaatgaagaacaaacTTTATACAACATTTTACAAAAAACAGAGCATCGTATATTGAGAGCAACGATTTTGTTACTAACCTGTTTTTGAAGAGATGAGAAGGCAATTAATCTTCACAATGGGGGGCGAAACAAATAAGAAAAGCTTCAAACTTTAGTTACAGTGCACCCATAATTCTTCTCTGAGGGTACGTATACGaggggaggaggaggaagaaggagGGTCAGTTGGGGGTTTCATTTTCAAGTAGTTAACGTTTGGGTTTTCGCATTAACCCCTTTCTCATGTCAAACGATGTCGTTTCTTAATAATTTGGGTGCCAAGAGTTAAACGACGTCGTTCTGATAGTGCCAAGTGTCAACCAAATTTGTCAGGTCAGCTCTCCGGTGACGAAAAACGACGAAAGGGCCAAATTGAGGCGCGAGTCAAAATTTTAAGGTACAATTACAGTTAATTGAAACTTATAGCTATCCTTGGGTTGGACGAATTATCCAAAGAGGATCGCTTAACTGTAGCAAGAGCACGAAAAATTGAGCGTTTCTTATCACAGCCTTTTTTCGTAGCAGAAGTATTTACCGGTTCGCCAGGAAAATATGTAGGTCTAGCATAAACAATTAGAGGGTTTAAATTGATTCTTTCTGGAGAATTAGGCGGTCTTCCCGAGAAAGCCTTTTATTTGGTGGGTAATATCGATGAAGCAATTGTGAAGGCTACAAACTTAGAAATGGAGGGAAAATTGAAGAAATGACTTTAAATCTTTGTGTACTGACGTGGGATCATGCACTTTTtcctatttatatatataaagaaaaaagtgCAGTTGGTTCGATCCAACCTATTCTTGAAATAAACAACTTGCACACACTCCCTTTCCAAAAAAAACCAATATACCGAGCACTACACTTAGATTTATTGGATTTGTTGCTAAAATATCGGTATTAAACCCGAAACATTCGATTTAGAATTTTCAAAAGGATTACTATACTAATCCTTAACTTTTCGAGGAATCCTTCATCAGTGGTTGTGAATGACCGATTTTTCTCAATCTTTATGACTTGCTGAACTTAGAAATCCAACTTTGAAAAGAggggaaaaaagagaaaatgggtGTTAAAGGGGGTTCCGCGGTTACTCATTTTCGATATATAACTTTGGTAAGAGCCAGTTCATCTAAATAGAAATCTTAGGAAGAATTAGGTTGGAATAGGAAAAAATTTCCTATCTTTTTTTCATCCCCTTAACAAGAATAAGGTAATAATTTCCTTATTTTCTCCCGAACCCATACGCGTTTCGGTTGGTCTTACTGTAACTGGTTTGTCTGGAAATATCCGTACCCATATTTGTCCACCTCGTCGGACATTTTGTGACATTGCCCGCCGACCTACTTCTATTTGTCTGGATCTGTCCACCTCGTCGGACATTTCGTGACATTGCCCGCCGACCTACTTCTATTTGTCTAGATGTGATCCAAGCGGGTTCAAGTGCCTGAAGAGCATATCTTCCGAAGCAAATATGATTACCCCGATGGGATATTCCTTTCATTCTCCCTCTATGTTGCTTACGAAATCTGGTTCTTTTGGGGTTATAAAATCGGTCTATTTCCAGCATCATATCCATAGTTAGCGCATTCATCATAGTTAGAAGCTCCAGCTCCGTATCAAGGTCACGGTTGATATCGTCACTATCATCAATATCGTCACTATCATCAAAAAGAAAACTCTTAGGCTTGTTATCCAGGAACTTGTTCAGAAATACTGTAATGAAAGGAACATAGGTCTGGATTGATGTCTTTTCATCGAATCCTCCTAAATTGCATTGATTTATCCGAAAGATTTCACTTCAATTGGAATTTGGTTATTCACCATGTACGAGGATCCCCGCTAAGCATCCATGGCTGAATGGTTAAAGTGCCCAACTCATAATTGGCGAATTCGTAGGTTCAATTCCTACTGGATGCACGCCAATGGGACCCTCCCTCAAATAAGTCTATCGGATTTTTGTTCAAGAATGATCAAAACTTGTTTGATGTTCTAATAGAATTTATTGAATTGTTTCGTGTTAATATAATAGTTTTAGTGCAGAATCGAATCCCCCTTTGACTCTGTACCAgcgatttaaataaatatatatagttattatagTTTCTAGTGGCAGGCGCGGATCGATGAATAGGAGATGTTGTGTGAGTATCTACAGGACCCAAATTATCAATAGGTTCGCCAAGTACGTTAAAAATTCGTCCTAGAGTTGCTCCGCCCACTAGAACACTtagtgtaaaacccggttaattaacggctaattaacccataaatgagaatttattctaaaaagtccaaaatgtgatttttatggctaaatgtgatagaggaggttgagacgagaatttcggtgccaattttatagaattcggaccaagattggaccgaacgggccaaactgggccaaccggacccaaagtgggtccttggcccaacataactaaatcaaaaccctagttttcaacactctctctcctcattagaCACACACACATgctgaaaaagagaagaatgggggaagaacactctctcaaacttctatctctcacttgatcttcaaaccaccataacttttgatctagagctccgattgccgctctgtttgtggccacgcgttcaccgcggagagctctaaaaaacccatacaatcaatcttgaggtaagccatgtTTAAGATaagcattgaatggttgatgttgttgaatgattaagatatatgatgtggtcacatatgtgatgatgattattgatgccttggtggtatgatgtatgagaaatatgcatgttgtgatatatgcttgatgattggttatggttgaattgtgggttgaaccatgttgatggtgagtatgatattgattgtgtacaataatgatttattagaattggtgatttattggaattggtgttgttgaaaattggcatgaggaagagtatatgatatgtcaatgtgtttgggtttgaaccacttgggtgaagtgagttaaaatgatgggatagtggtTTTGGTAAATTGAgataatgtgtcaatgtgtgagttgaggaggcttgatgttgaatttgatatattttgattgatttcaaagaaaagggatgaaatcggcatgttttgattgattttgaaaagagttgaaaatggcttgttttgaaaatggcactttgtggttttgtatgaaaaatatggtttttggacatactttgatgggacataacttggactacggatctccaTTTTGTGctaatttagaaatgaaattggatccgggatgtccatgttGTTCGAAGAatgggtgaaaaacgatttaaaatgagaaagttatatccgttggaagattgggggttgaatatgtgaattctgcagcttttaacttagaaaatttttttagccgaatgacccctcgcgcgtaggcgcacttagCGCGTACGCGCTGTTCTttcagaaagcgccatccacgcgtgcgcgtgatgtgcgcgggcgcgccgatgtgctgcacccaatgcccagccatttcgccagagagttgtgccaaaaCTGTGCCAGCTTTGTGCCTGGAGAACGAGagcatccacgcgtatgcgtggttgacgcgtgcacGTTGCTTGggtatttttcaatccacgcgttagcgtgcatgacgcatacgcgtcgatgagtttttgaggccatccacgcgtgcgcgtggagtgcgcgtacgcgtggccctgttttcaccCCAAAGTTGAATTTTGAGTTTtcaaagccaaatctcatacttctaagcatCCGATCTCActatttatgtcttaaatcattatgatatgcctagctattagaaaaggagctaggggatatagtaacttgcgagtgatgcaagggaaaaatgaatgatcaatgaggatcaagatgattatgtgagatgcggaggatggtggtggaagtgcttgttatgccatgggccgaaaggccgtaattgttaatgaattggctggttatggatttaaccgtgagccgaatggctagattattgccgtgttacggcggagccatgattatggctatgtataaatgcatatatgctgttgaatgaattgtgaatgttgcactttcactgttggagatgagagtttccctgggaggaagcagtggctagccaccacgtgctccaggttgagactcgaagctcttttgaccctatgtcataagtgtggccggcactgtgaaagacccggatgagctcgcccccgtaaatattcaccagtgaaggtgatggatatagatcatgattatgatcaagtttatgattagtataactcgagttggggatgcgtgacagagggacagtccaatggttagctaccaggacttgtcgggttgactctataaccgacagatgatatcatcaaccactagggacaggcattcatcatatgcatactatatgaattgtttgagattgcctatttgtctgcatattacttgctaattgtctaaatgttttattagctcctatttatatatttcttgtttgatataattgtgtttgctacattatactcctgctggtggttgggaggtcagAAGGAATTgaaaagggaagtattagttagactgaaggatctttagtcatatgccctttatggtttagcttgtttataagctttgaattatctggaggaagtcctaggattgcctttgactttcctttattattatgtattatatatgtggaagttgttaccatgctggggacctctggttctcacccatgcggattttgtggttttcagatgcaggacgtgaggtttcccgctgaggcatgctggagacttctagatttgcgaagatcatTTGTTCTCGGAACTATGTTTtgggttatatgttttgcttagatacttttatctccattaaataatacaaactgtgatgactcctcttatgggagattttggagaataggtttctgtatttgtgtccctttgggttttctttggggtttttcttgttttatcatATGTaaatattgctatgctcggaccggttatcttcgcagccggattttgagtcttgatattcctgtttttgacactcccttgtatatatataatctcgcgttggtttatccttgttcgttacgttatcgatcggagtgttgcgctttcgagttacgatttttgtttaccctttTTTCTATAAAGGCTCCCaattataatcaatcattcatactactatacgtactaaatttttattttagaggtcgtaataccttgccatctctgaattatgacttaagcataagactctgtatggtagggtgttacacttagGAGAGCTCCCGTATCAATCACtttaaagactaaattaaatCGGGGTCAAATTTCAGGGGTtattttgagtattaactcgTAAAATATTAGTATAGAGTACAGACaatatgtattaaaaaaaattaatgtcgTTTCTCTATggcaaataaataatgataattgtatattaaaagaaaaaaaataagatattgaaaaaattgtcaaattcgtctcttgttctttaaattagttctcaaaatttgtttttaatcaaattcatcctttacaaattttaaatgatTCGCTTTagtccttttgttattttttttgttgacggCACCAACATTTGTTAATGTGGTACAGTAAGTAATACTACAACATATACATAAGAGTCTTAATTAACTATTATTATgataagtttataaaattagatcaaatcaaaacctaattGAGGGTAAAACTTGAGATATTAAAGTCCCTTAATTTAAAgttgatttgatctaatttcataaagaATAAGCTACCAAAAATACACTCGAATAATTTTATCACGggaaaaaatacacccaaattttAATGTCAACAAAAATACCCTCAAGTAATTTAATAGCGCGACAAAAATacccaaaaaatattatttttgtaagtGACAAACGACTTTTGTATTTAACAAACTAATTATacatttaatccaaaattttatagaaatatttacataactatttaaaaatacacacaaaaaaaatttgatctctatatttttattttattttttaaaaatattattagttgttgacaaaaaaacacaaaatatatatttagcaAAAAAATCTCCAaactttaagaataaaaatattttatttgtctaaTTATACTTGCAAAAAAAtcacatcaaaatttaatttttaaaatattttttgagatTACATATTTAATATTGGACATTTTCGtcacatttttaaaattatttgagggCCTTTTTTATTGATAACAAAATTCAAGTGCGTTTTTGTTAACGAAAAAATTATTCGGGTGTATTTTTTGTAGTTTACCCTTTCATAAACTTATCATGTTAGCCGCTAATTAGGACTACTATGCGTATATTGTGGTATCATTTAACGTGTTACATCAACAAATTTTGATGCTGTTAACACAAAAGGACTAATAAGACTaacttaaaatctttaaaagacaaatttaattaaaaaaaatcaaaaattaatttaaagaatGATCGATTTTTTCGAGACTAATTTGACCATTTAGGCATTTATTAATAAGATATcgataaaaaaatatcacaaaaGTATATTGaataatgttattattattatataaccaAAGCATCTTGCACGTACATGTAATTTACTATTTTTACGAGTAACATTATAATGACAAAAGTGTATTGaataatgttattattattcaagGTTCagaaaaccggaccggtcatcaaACCGTTCTAGTCACTGGTTTACTGGTTCACTGGTCTAACCGGTTCAACCGATGGTTCAACCGGAAAAACCGTTTTAGAG from Arachis duranensis cultivar V14167 chromosome 4, aradu.V14167.gnm2.J7QH, whole genome shotgun sequence encodes:
- the LOC107483262 gene encoding berberine bridge enzyme-like 8 isoform X1 — its product is MEPIFSPKPMLWFLSTLVLLSSLPCSSATYSAAEFNTTFIHCLINTTSDSSSSHPITESIFTPNNASFSSVLQSYIRNLRFNTSTTKKPLLIITALHVSHVRASILCAQKHNMLMKIRSGGHDYEGVSYVTHNHVPFFILDMFNLRSIEIDIETETAWVQVGATLGELYYNIVHKSKIHGFPAGVGPNVGVGGHLSGGGYGNMMRKYGLSVDNVLDAQILDVQGRLLDRDSMGEDLFWAIRGGGGASFGVVLSYKIKLVRVPETVTVFQVPRTLEQNATELVYNWQYFAPNTDPNLFIRLILEVANGAETLTKTIRATFVAMFLGDSKSLVSLMNETFPQMGLRQQDCIETSWLKSVLFWDNMDISTTPVEILLERTPQYTLKHLKRKSDYVRKPISKAGWEGIWKKMIELENGAMYFNPYGGRMAEIPSNATPIPHRAGNLWKIQYHANWNQKGKEVEDQYINMIRELHRYMAAFVSKNPRQAYFNYKDLDLGINYHGKNSYYQGRVYGYEYFKDNFNRLVQIKTKVDPNNFFRNEQSVPVISYMGSVRMESEKSLLYTLLFLLVLSLVFESKNYIFRSISCCLNSLVKFCTKNN
- the LOC107483262 gene encoding berberine bridge enzyme-like 8 isoform X2; its protein translation is MFNLRSIDVHIETETAWVQSGATLGELYYTIGEKSKTHGFPAGVCPTVGVGGHLGGGGYGNMLRKFGLAVDHVIDAQVVDVQGRLLDRDSMGEDLFWAIRGGGGASFGVVLSYKIKLVRVPETVTVFQVPRTLEQNATELVYNWQYFAPNTDPNLFIRLILEVANGAETLTKTIRATFVAMFLGDSKSLVSLMNETFPQMGLRQQDCIETSWLKSVLFWDNMDISTTPVEILLERTPQYTLKHLKRKSDYVRKPISKAGWEGIWKKMIELENGAMYFNPYGGRMAEIPSNATPIPHRAGNLWKIQYHANWNQKGKEVEDQYINMIRELHRYMAAFVSKNPRQAYFNYKDLDLGINYHGKNSYYQGRVYGYEYFKDNFNRLVQIKTKVDPNNFFRNEQSVPVISYMGSVRMESEKSLLYTLLFLLVLSLVFESKNYIFRSISCCLNSLVKFCTKNN